The following coding sequences lie in one Cannabis sativa cultivar Pink pepper isolate KNU-18-1 chromosome 5, ASM2916894v1, whole genome shotgun sequence genomic window:
- the LOC115716401 gene encoding copper chaperone for superoxide dismutase, chloroplastic/cytosolic: MAFLRSLATTTAIAATIPLAYSLSSSSSSSSRFIPFSRPQNLPFLSSTLPFFPNQLCLARSSAPPSAALQMAGPASESSTQSDAVLPELLTEYMVDMKCEGCVNAVKNKLQTVNGVKSVEVDLSNQVVRILGSTPVKTMTEALEQTGRKARLIGQGVPEDFLISAAVAEFKGPEIFGVVRLAQVNMELARIEANFSGLSPGKHGWSINEFGDLTNGAASTGKVFNTPREGPTDEPVGDLRTLDADEKGEAFFSGVKPNLRVAELIGRSIAIYKTENRSDSGIAAAVIARSAGVGENYKKLCTCDGTTIWEATNSDFVTSKV; the protein is encoded by the exons ATGGCATTTCTGAGGTCTCTAGCTACCACAACTGCCATTGCTGCAACCATACCTCTTGCttattctctttcttcttcatcttcttcttcctctcgaTTTATTCCATTTTCCAGACCCCAAAACCTTCCTTTTCTCTCTTCCACcttacccttcttcccaaaTCAATTGTGCCTCGCTAGAAGCTCCGCTCCGCCTTCCGCAGCTCTCCAAATGGCTGGTCCCGCCTCCGAATCCTCTACTCAG AGTGATGCTGTCTTGCCGGAGTTATTA ACAGAGTACATGGTGGATATGAAGTGTGAGGGTTGTGTTAATGCTGTCAAGAATAAGTTACAGACTGTCAATG GGGTTAAAAGTGTTGAAGTGGACCTGAGTAATCAGGTagtaagaattcttggttcaacaCCTGTGAAAACCATGACAGAAGCTTTAGAGCAAACCGGTCGAAAAGCCAGACTGATTGGGCAGGGTGTCCCTGAAG ATTTCTTGATTTCTGCTGCTGTGGCCGAATTCAAAGGCCCAGAAATATTTGGCGTGGTTCGCTTGGCTCAAGTGAATATGGAGTTGGCTAGGATTGAAGCCAATTTTAGTGGCTTGTCACCTGGTAAACATGGCTGGTCTATCAATGAATTTGGTGATTTGACAAACGGTGCTGCAAGCACTGGAAAAGTGTTCAACACACCAAGAGAAGGACCTACCGACGAG CCAGTGGGTGACCTGAGAACATTAGATGCTGATGAGAAAGGTGAGGCCTTTTTCTCAGGTGTCAAACCAAATTTGAGAGTTGCAGAACTGATTGGACGGTCAATAGCAATCTACAAAACAGAAAACAGATCAGATTCTGGCATCGCAGCTGCAGTAATTGCCAGAAGTGCTGGTGTTGGTGAAAACTACAAAAAGCTTTGCACCTGTGATGGCACCACCATATGGGAAGCCACCAACAGCGACTTTGTCACCAGCAAGGTCTAA